The Halalkalibaculum roseum genome window below encodes:
- a CDS encoding peptide MFS transporter produces MAQEQSGAMNAASGKGFFGHPRGLATLFFTELWERFSYYGMRALLVLFMTAEAMGSNPGLGFSVGKATAIYGLYTFFVYVLSLPGGWVADKLWGQRKAVFVGGCIIAAGHFSMAVPTTTFFFIGLALIVIGTGLLKPNVSSMVGDLYPEGGARRDAGFSIFYMGINVGAILGPLLCGILGEGYNWHYGFSLAGFGMVLGLISYKYGFKFLGDAGDLKTGESEEILQKRSKKFYGILSFITALLVIFGFLVSSGAITVTLEAMAEYLGYAAVAITVAFFAYIIFFGGHTSEEKKKLGVIFWLFILAAIFWSGFEQAGSSLNLFAKDLTDRVILGTEVPASTLQLINPFFIVIFAPIFGWLWTWLANRNANPSIPVKFGLGLLGLAAGFFVLSWGAANATAANPVTPAWLVVTYFLHTCGELALSPVGLSSMTKLAPKSRVSQMMGIWFVAAALGNLFAGIMAGQLETLAPTNLFWSVALFVGGGGIIALLASPGVKKLMGDVE; encoded by the coding sequence ATGGCACAGGAACAGTCGGGAGCTATGAACGCCGCCAGCGGGAAGGGATTTTTTGGACATCCCCGAGGCTTGGCAACATTATTTTTCACAGAGCTCTGGGAGCGATTTAGTTATTACGGAATGCGCGCCCTGCTCGTGCTTTTCATGACGGCCGAGGCTATGGGCAGCAATCCCGGCCTTGGATTCAGCGTCGGTAAAGCAACAGCCATTTACGGGTTATATACCTTCTTTGTTTATGTATTGTCCCTGCCGGGCGGCTGGGTGGCCGATAAGTTATGGGGTCAAAGGAAGGCCGTTTTTGTAGGGGGCTGTATCATTGCCGCCGGACACTTCAGTATGGCCGTACCGACTACCACCTTCTTTTTCATCGGATTGGCCCTGATTGTAATCGGTACCGGCTTGCTCAAGCCGAATGTAAGTTCCATGGTTGGCGACTTATATCCGGAAGGAGGAGCCCGTCGTGATGCAGGTTTCTCAATTTTCTACATGGGTATCAACGTGGGTGCTATTTTAGGTCCCCTGCTTTGCGGTATTCTTGGGGAAGGATACAACTGGCATTACGGCTTCTCTCTTGCAGGATTCGGTATGGTACTTGGACTGATCTCTTATAAATACGGATTCAAATTTCTAGGTGATGCAGGCGATCTGAAAACCGGTGAAAGTGAGGAAATACTTCAAAAGAGAAGCAAGAAATTCTATGGCATCCTATCCTTTATAACCGCCCTTCTGGTTATTTTTGGATTCCTTGTCTCATCAGGTGCCATTACTGTTACGCTTGAAGCAATGGCTGAGTACCTAGGGTATGCTGCCGTTGCCATTACCGTTGCATTTTTTGCCTATATCATCTTCTTCGGAGGTCACACCTCTGAAGAGAAAAAGAAACTGGGCGTCATCTTCTGGCTCTTCATTCTGGCTGCAATTTTCTGGAGTGGTTTTGAACAGGCAGGATCCTCGCTAAACTTATTCGCAAAAGATTTGACCGATCGTGTAATTCTGGGTACGGAAGTTCCAGCCAGTACACTGCAGCTGATCAATCCCTTCTTTATTGTAATCTTTGCACCGATTTTTGGGTGGCTTTGGACCTGGCTAGCAAACCGTAATGCCAATCCATCCATACCGGTGAAATTCGGACTCGGTTTGCTGGGACTTGCTGCAGGTTTCTTTGTACTGTCTTGGGGTGCTGCCAATGCTACCGCTGCGAATCCCGTAACTCCTGCCTGGCTGGTAGTTACCTACTTTCTACATACCTGCGGTGAACTTGCACTCTCACCGGTTGGACTTTCATCTATGACCAAACTGGCACCGAAAAGCCGTGTCAGTCAGATGATGGGAATCTGGTTTGTAGCTGCAGCTCTTGGCAACCTATTTGCCGGTATTATGGCGGGACAGCTCGAAACCCTTGCCCCAACAAACCTCTTCTGGAGCGTTGCGTTATTCGTTGGCGGCGGTGGAATCATCGCACTGCTTGCGAGTCCCGGCGTTAAAAAGCTGATGGGCGACGTAGAGTAA
- a CDS encoding type 1 glutamine amidotransferase domain-containing protein translates to MNKGDVLFFVNSQNSPGSSEKSGGFHLSEAAYPYKTITEAGFKVDFVSPEGGIAPFDGVDLDDTVNDWFLNDKAARKKITQTLRPEQITSHDYPAVYIIGSLGAISDIENNGPLQTIAQTIWENQGIVASIGYGYAGLLNVTLSDGSYLIDGKKLAAPGNEPNVADNALSFTTKMLREELEKRGADMVRAEPETDSVITDGRLITGSGTASASAMGQTILKEFKKYLYQVDLR, encoded by the coding sequence ATGAATAAAGGAGATGTACTCTTTTTTGTTAATAGTCAAAATTCACCGGGTTCTTCTGAAAAATCCGGTGGCTTTCACCTTTCAGAGGCAGCATACCCATATAAGACAATAACCGAAGCCGGGTTCAAAGTTGATTTCGTATCCCCGGAAGGTGGTATTGCACCCTTTGACGGTGTTGACTTAGATGACACGGTTAATGATTGGTTTCTGAACGATAAAGCCGCCCGAAAGAAAATAACACAAACTCTTAGACCCGAGCAGATTACTTCCCATGATTATCCTGCTGTATATATTATCGGAAGTCTGGGTGCAATTAGTGATATAGAAAATAACGGTCCGCTGCAAACAATTGCCCAAACAATTTGGGAGAACCAAGGTATTGTAGCCTCCATCGGCTATGGTTATGCAGGGTTATTGAATGTAACTCTTTCCGATGGCAGCTACCTGATCGATGGTAAAAAGCTGGCTGCACCGGGTAATGAACCAAATGTTGCAGATAACGCCCTTTCATTTACCACAAAAATGCTTAGGGAGGAACTTGAAAAACGCGGAGCCGATATGGTCCGGGCTGAACCTGAAACAGACAGCGTTATTACTGACGGACGCCTGATCACGGGTTCTGGCACTGCTTCCGCAAGCGCTATGGGACAAACTATTCTTAAAGAGTTTAAAAAATACTTATACCAGGTAGATCTCAGATAA
- a CDS encoding DEAD/DEAH box helicase — MKFDELNLNPSVLKGLNDLGNTNPTSLQETIIPAFLDGKNAFVKAGDIQGKVEVISITTVDTISKNKDEKGTLVLVLTPNPKGAHHIVGQISELAKHEEVTTATIDMDGDREAQEKAVLNGTSVLVANPGRLLDIMEDNLFILRNVKFLVIDGLDEMIDIGLEEQLKKIKKRVMSESQKLLFTNELNNNVKSLADNFLESPALIGFENLGSNGQTLQGPPEVSKDLSQGYINVPSRMKITTLMAHIEKTPADKCVIFTASKRGTDRLYRIFRKNNMKVTSLHGKLSDEKRSQRFANFANGDVQFLLVSDISASELNLDKVTQVINYDVPNDPDEYKYRANLVGAGKASRIVSLVSKQDQSDIRELKNEIGQSPEELPLPEKVVEKLEERKKKGKKQKRDSRPKRGSKGKKEKKERSKNKMELPRPSYEKLSGGRTGEADERTGVVEFFRKLFS, encoded by the coding sequence TTGAAATTTGATGAACTAAACTTGAACCCTTCTGTACTAAAAGGGCTGAACGACCTGGGAAATACGAATCCGACTTCCCTACAAGAAACGATAATTCCTGCATTTCTGGATGGTAAAAACGCATTTGTAAAAGCCGGTGATATCCAAGGTAAGGTTGAAGTTATCTCCATTACCACCGTTGATACCATTTCCAAAAACAAGGACGAAAAAGGTACACTGGTACTGGTATTAACACCCAATCCCAAAGGTGCCCATCATATCGTGGGGCAAATCTCTGAACTGGCCAAACACGAAGAAGTCACCACCGCTACTATTGATATGGACGGCGATCGGGAAGCACAGGAAAAAGCCGTTCTGAACGGTACTTCCGTACTGGTGGCCAACCCCGGCAGACTCCTGGATATCATGGAGGATAACCTCTTTATACTTCGAAATGTGAAATTCCTGGTCATCGATGGCCTGGATGAAATGATTGATATCGGTCTTGAAGAGCAGCTCAAAAAGATCAAAAAACGGGTGATGAGTGAGTCTCAGAAACTGTTGTTCACCAATGAGCTGAATAATAATGTCAAGTCACTGGCCGATAACTTTCTGGAGAGTCCTGCACTGATAGGCTTCGAAAACCTGGGTTCAAACGGACAGACGCTTCAGGGCCCGCCAGAAGTATCTAAAGACCTCAGTCAGGGTTACATCAATGTACCGAGCCGGATGAAAATTACTACTCTTATGGCTCATATTGAAAAAACACCGGCCGACAAGTGTGTTATTTTTACGGCCTCCAAAAGGGGAACAGACAGGCTCTACCGTATATTCAGAAAAAATAATATGAAGGTGACCAGCCTTCATGGCAAACTCTCTGATGAGAAGCGATCACAGCGTTTTGCCAATTTTGCCAATGGCGATGTACAGTTCCTGCTGGTTTCCGATATCTCAGCCAGTGAACTGAACCTTGACAAGGTCACCCAAGTCATTAATTACGACGTGCCTAATGACCCTGATGAATACAAGTATCGGGCTAACCTGGTGGGAGCCGGCAAAGCGTCCCGAATCGTGTCACTGGTTTCGAAACAGGACCAGAGTGATATCCGGGAACTTAAAAATGAAATCGGTCAGTCACCCGAAGAGTTGCCGCTTCCTGAAAAGGTTGTTGAAAAGCTTGAAGAACGTAAGAAGAAGGGCAAAAAACAGAAAAGAGACAGCCGACCCAAGAGGGGGAGCAAGGGCAAGAAAGAGAAAAAAGAGCGTAGCAAGAACAAAATGGAATTGCCTCGTCCAAGTTATGAAAAACTGAGTGGCGGCCGCACGGGAGAAGCAGATGAGCGAACCGGCGTTGTGGAGTTTTTCCGAAAACTGTTTTCCTAA
- the mnmE gene encoding tRNA uridine-5-carboxymethylaminomethyl(34) synthesis GTPase MnmE: protein MNKELKIIQKEPIAAIATPVGEGGIAVIRVSGNEAIAKVNRAFDGKDLRDQKSHTVHFGNIIDQSGKVIDEVLVTLFHSPRSYTGEETVEISCHGGVLVTQQVLETILELNIRSAEPGEFTQRAFLNGKMELSQAEAVADLIHAKSKKALDAAHQQLEGRLGEHIKTFRQQIIDATAMVELELDFIEEDVEFANKEELEELLMDLDKEIDNLLSTYEAGRLVKHGVKTVFIGLPNAGKSTLLNTLVGKDRAIVTEIAGTTRDTIDVDWSYDGLLFKLIDTAGLRETEDVIEAEGVRRSQKAFEEADLAVYLKDLSKPFAPEEREDLGGFQKKAGDTPFVLVGTKKDIELEKEEERLDYDLKISALEGEKIEELKKLMKQRALENKHYDASSLLVTSSRHRDALLKAQEHVRSALQALDRGMTGDFLSIDLRAALNELGTITGEITNEDVLDSIFSRFCIGK, encoded by the coding sequence ATGAACAAGGAGTTGAAGATTATCCAGAAAGAGCCTATTGCTGCTATTGCCACCCCTGTAGGGGAAGGCGGCATAGCTGTCATCCGTGTCTCGGGCAACGAGGCTATTGCCAAGGTAAACCGCGCTTTTGATGGGAAAGACCTCCGGGATCAGAAATCCCACACCGTTCATTTTGGTAACATCATAGACCAATCTGGAAAAGTTATTGATGAAGTGCTGGTTACGCTGTTTCATTCCCCAAGATCCTATACGGGTGAGGAAACGGTAGAGATATCCTGTCACGGCGGGGTGTTAGTTACCCAGCAGGTGCTGGAGACCATTCTGGAACTGAACATACGCTCGGCAGAGCCCGGCGAGTTTACACAGCGGGCTTTTCTCAACGGTAAGATGGAATTGAGCCAGGCTGAAGCTGTTGCCGATCTCATTCATGCCAAAAGTAAAAAAGCACTGGATGCAGCTCACCAGCAGCTGGAAGGACGCCTAGGCGAACATATCAAAACCTTCCGACAGCAGATCATCGATGCCACGGCCATGGTAGAGCTTGAGCTCGACTTCATTGAAGAAGATGTGGAATTTGCCAACAAGGAAGAACTGGAAGAGCTGCTTATGGATCTGGATAAAGAGATTGATAACCTGCTATCAACCTACGAAGCAGGTCGCCTGGTCAAACACGGGGTGAAAACCGTCTTTATCGGCTTGCCCAATGCCGGGAAGTCAACGCTGCTTAACACCCTTGTGGGTAAGGATCGGGCCATCGTCACCGAAATTGCAGGTACCACTCGAGACACCATCGATGTAGACTGGAGCTACGACGGACTCCTGTTCAAACTTATCGATACCGCCGGTTTAAGGGAAACCGAAGATGTAATAGAAGCCGAAGGGGTCAGGCGTTCTCAGAAAGCTTTTGAGGAGGCAGATCTGGCCGTCTACCTAAAGGATTTATCCAAACCTTTCGCTCCGGAAGAACGAGAGGACCTTGGCGGTTTTCAGAAGAAAGCAGGTGATACCCCCTTTGTACTCGTGGGCACCAAAAAAGATATAGAACTTGAAAAAGAGGAAGAACGTCTGGATTATGATTTGAAAATTTCGGCACTGGAAGGCGAAAAGATTGAAGAACTAAAAAAACTGATGAAACAGCGGGCCTTGGAAAACAAGCATTACGATGCTTCCAGCCTGCTTGTAACCTCTTCGCGTCACCGGGATGCCCTTCTCAAAGCCCAGGAACATGTTCGCAGCGCACTACAGGCTCTGGACCGTGGTATGACAGGTGATTTCCTATCCATTGACCTTCGCGCTGCACTTAATGAGCTGGGGACCATCACCGGCGAAATCACCAATGAGGATGTGCTTGACAGCATTTTTTCGAGGTTTTGTATCGGTAAATAG
- a CDS encoding cyclic nucleotide-binding domain-containing protein codes for MKEKLRKEIEEIEALTDEEFTYITSHFKERRFKKNQFVVQEGMPVPYDFFVVKGLLKAYVIDDKGKEHILQFAMENWWISDYQAHFSEKPASINIDCIEDCEMLALSLENRRKICREFHKMDRFFSIKFNLGYIRLQQRILSLLRENAEERYRNLLEKQPDLIQRVPKKYLAGFLGLSRETLSRLDLSPK; via the coding sequence GTGAAAGAAAAGCTGCGCAAGGAGATTGAAGAGATTGAAGCTCTTACCGATGAAGAATTCACATACATCACCTCGCATTTTAAAGAGAGACGATTTAAAAAAAATCAGTTTGTTGTACAGGAAGGAATGCCGGTTCCTTATGATTTTTTTGTTGTAAAGGGACTGCTGAAAGCATATGTCATTGACGACAAAGGCAAAGAACATATCCTTCAGTTTGCCATGGAAAACTGGTGGATAAGTGATTACCAGGCGCACTTCAGTGAGAAGCCGGCTTCCATCAATATTGACTGCATCGAAGATTGTGAGATGCTAGCCCTCTCTCTGGAGAACAGAAGAAAGATCTGCCGCGAGTTCCACAAGATGGATCGTTTTTTCAGTATTAAATTCAACCTGGGGTATATCCGCCTGCAGCAGCGTATCCTCTCACTGCTCAGGGAGAATGCGGAAGAACGATACCGGAATTTACTGGAAAAGCAGCCCGACCTGATACAAAGAGTGCCAAAAAAATACCTGGCTGGTTTTCTTGGACTTAGCAGGGAAACCCTAAGTCGACTCGACCTCTCTCCAAAATAA
- a CDS encoding aminotransferase class I/II-fold pyridoxal phosphate-dependent enzyme, with product MDLFEKLQDRPSPLGEFTSEGYGYYTYPKLEGPLGPVMKFNDKDVIVWSINDYLGVGNKEEVLKYDAEAAAKYGFSAPMGARLMTGNSDQHEALEKELADFVHKPSALLLNYGYQGIMSVIHALVDRNDFLIYDELSHACIVDGKQLAMADKSVFKHNDIESFEKQLERAHRNKKPNSSILVVTEGAFGMTGDLGILKEIIALKEKYPFRLLVDDAHGVGTMGKDGSGTGTHLGCQDGIDIYFGTFAKAFALIGAFVATEERVVEFLKANTRSQIFAKSVPMPIVESARKRLKLIQDHPEWREQLWENTNKLRQGLIDMGYNVLPAECPVTPVLTEGSTELCQLIMRKLREEHGVFVSGVAYPVVPKGTVLIRLIPTASHTDEHIEKTLKGFEAIKDVVFASASEKKKMTA from the coding sequence ATGGATTTATTTGAAAAGCTTCAGGACAGGCCAAGTCCCCTCGGCGAATTTACTTCAGAAGGATACGGTTATTATACCTATCCCAAGTTGGAAGGCCCGCTCGGTCCGGTAATGAAGTTTAATGACAAGGATGTTATTGTTTGGAGTATCAATGACTATCTGGGTGTAGGGAATAAAGAAGAAGTTTTAAAATATGATGCAGAAGCCGCTGCAAAGTATGGGTTTAGTGCTCCGATGGGTGCTCGATTGATGACGGGTAATTCCGATCAGCATGAAGCCCTTGAAAAAGAACTGGCTGATTTTGTACACAAGCCATCGGCACTGCTGCTGAATTACGGCTACCAGGGAATCATGAGTGTCATCCACGCCTTGGTTGACCGCAACGACTTTCTGATCTATGATGAACTGAGCCATGCATGTATTGTAGACGGAAAACAGCTGGCTATGGCCGATAAATCAGTCTTCAAGCACAACGATATTGAAAGTTTTGAAAAGCAGCTTGAAAGAGCCCACCGTAATAAAAAGCCTAACTCCTCAATTCTGGTTGTAACGGAAGGAGCCTTTGGTATGACCGGTGATCTTGGGATATTGAAAGAGATCATTGCTCTTAAAGAGAAGTATCCGTTCCGCCTTTTGGTGGATGATGCTCACGGTGTAGGAACCATGGGGAAAGACGGTTCTGGAACAGGAACGCACCTCGGCTGCCAGGACGGTATTGATATTTACTTCGGTACCTTTGCTAAAGCTTTTGCCTTAATCGGGGCTTTCGTTGCCACGGAAGAGCGCGTCGTTGAATTTTTAAAGGCAAATACACGAAGCCAGATTTTTGCCAAGTCGGTGCCCATGCCTATTGTGGAATCCGCACGCAAGCGTCTCAAGCTTATTCAGGACCATCCCGAATGGAGAGAGCAGCTTTGGGAAAACACCAACAAGCTGCGTCAGGGTCTCATTGATATGGGCTATAATGTACTGCCTGCTGAGTGTCCGGTAACTCCTGTCTTAACAGAAGGAAGTACTGAACTGTGTCAGCTGATCATGCGCAAGCTCCGTGAAGAGCACGGCGTCTTTGTAAGCGGTGTTGCCTACCCGGTAGTGCCCAAAGGCACCGTACTGATCCGATTGATTCCGACAGCATCACATACGGATGAACATATTGAAAAGACGCTGAAAGGCTTTGAAGCCATTAAGGATGTGGTCTTTGCCTCTGCCAGCGAAAAGAAAAAGATGACTGCCTGA
- the secG gene encoding preprotein translocase subunit SecG, whose product MLYYTILTLIVLICILLTIVILLQPGKGSGLSGGIAGGSLSGGAGLGARRTADLLSKSTTVLGTALLVLCVLANFAIDAGGSTQSAVQQSGVEQPVQDNGGLDNQSQTPSAVPELPQQQNQGSGSDGDASGSDDGGSN is encoded by the coding sequence ATGCTTTACTATACCATACTTACGCTGATCGTTTTGATCTGCATACTATTGACGATTGTTATTTTACTGCAACCAGGTAAAGGATCCGGTTTGTCAGGCGGTATCGCCGGCGGATCACTGAGCGGAGGAGCCGGACTTGGAGCCCGTAGAACGGCCGACCTCTTGTCGAAATCGACAACCGTACTGGGAACCGCTTTATTGGTTCTGTGTGTATTGGCAAACTTTGCAATCGATGCCGGTGGATCAACACAAAGTGCCGTGCAACAAAGCGGAGTTGAACAACCTGTGCAGGACAATGGAGGGCTTGACAATCAGTCCCAAACGCCTTCCGCTGTCCCCGAGCTACCTCAACAGCAGAATCAAGGTTCCGGGTCTGATGGAGATGCTTCCGGTTCAGATGATGGAGGAAGCAACTAG
- a CDS encoding CPBP family intramembrane glutamic endopeptidase: MNIFVNHEEQRLRAGWRIFLQFILFVLLVFGFMLVRNVLSIAPLKIYDALLMCSAGILSVWIATRLWDKRAFSDYGLASNRLWFRELGFGLLLGLAAMSLIFVIQWSAGWIEITGYGWERSSTIPYLVWILSYFMAMLIVGFYEELIFRGYQIINLVEGFRSERVSLFKAALLAVLISSTIFGLLHAGNPNATIISTVNIVFAGVMLAVPFLVTGRLGISVGIHISWNFVQGGLLGFAVSGTPFRGSLVQIRQGGEKYLTGGSFGPEAGLIGIFGMLFILAIFFVYTRRNSEGLKVHSSFKNGASKSVNQDE; encoded by the coding sequence ATGAATATTTTTGTCAACCATGAAGAGCAGCGGCTAAGAGCCGGCTGGCGGATATTTTTGCAGTTTATATTATTCGTGCTGCTTGTTTTTGGATTTATGCTTGTCAGAAATGTGCTGAGTATCGCGCCGTTGAAAATCTACGATGCCCTACTCATGTGCTCTGCAGGAATCCTCAGCGTGTGGATTGCCACCCGGCTTTGGGATAAACGTGCTTTCAGTGATTACGGACTGGCAAGCAACCGTCTTTGGTTTCGTGAGCTGGGTTTTGGGCTCCTGCTTGGTTTGGCAGCAATGAGCCTGATTTTTGTGATTCAATGGTCTGCCGGCTGGATTGAAATAACCGGCTACGGCTGGGAGAGGTCTTCCACTATCCCCTACCTGGTATGGATCTTAAGCTATTTTATGGCAATGCTCATCGTCGGTTTTTACGAAGAGCTGATTTTCCGAGGCTACCAAATCATCAACTTGGTAGAAGGCTTTCGTTCTGAAAGAGTCAGCCTGTTCAAAGCGGCTTTGCTTGCTGTTCTAATAAGCTCAACGATCTTTGGTCTGCTTCATGCCGGGAATCCCAATGCAACGATCATTTCTACTGTCAATATCGTATTTGCAGGTGTCATGCTGGCTGTGCCATTTTTGGTCACAGGTAGACTTGGCATCTCTGTGGGAATTCATATTTCCTGGAATTTTGTTCAGGGGGGGTTATTAGGATTTGCCGTTAGCGGTACTCCTTTCAGAGGGTCACTGGTTCAAATCAGGCAGGGAGGAGAAAAGTATCTCACAGGCGGCAGTTTTGGTCCGGAAGCAGGCCTGATTGGAATATTCGGCATGCTGTTCATATTGGCAATTTTTTTCGTTTATACACGTAGAAATAGTGAAGGCCTGAAGGTTCATTCATCCTTTAAAAATGGTGCATCAAAATCTGTGAATCAGGATGAGTGA
- a CDS encoding SOS response-associated peptidase: protein MSERLARHSEKSVIEEEFQVSTHRDEFFEPDYNISPGSLMPVVYEEQEERKIYNFQWGLIPENADAESEGKKHYQAKSEEVEEDEWLSECFGKRRCIVPANGFYKWKTSEKKSTPFYIRLLAREIAGFAGLYSVWQSGSGRDVYSFTLLTTQANALVQPVDDRMPVILQPDDYEQWLNKDADAEDLKKLLQPLGMTEMAVNRVSEKVADLNSQGPELIQPIPK, encoded by the coding sequence ATGAGTGAGCGACTAGCACGACACAGTGAAAAAAGTGTTATTGAAGAAGAGTTTCAGGTTTCGACACATCGGGATGAATTTTTTGAGCCCGACTACAATATAAGTCCTGGATCGCTTATGCCGGTGGTATATGAAGAACAGGAGGAAAGAAAAATTTACAACTTTCAGTGGGGACTGATACCCGAAAATGCGGATGCCGAAAGTGAAGGAAAGAAACATTACCAAGCCAAGTCGGAAGAGGTTGAAGAAGATGAGTGGCTAAGTGAATGTTTTGGGAAACGTCGGTGCATTGTTCCCGCCAATGGGTTTTATAAATGGAAGACATCCGAAAAGAAAAGCACCCCTTTTTATATCCGGTTGCTGGCCCGTGAGATTGCCGGATTTGCAGGTTTGTATTCCGTCTGGCAGTCAGGGAGCGGACGGGATGTCTACTCATTTACGCTTCTGACCACCCAAGCCAATGCGCTGGTTCAACCTGTTGATGACCGCATGCCGGTAATACTGCAGCCCGATGATTATGAGCAGTGGTTGAATAAAGATGCGGATGCAGAAGATCTTAAAAAACTATTGCAGCCACTGGGGATGACGGAAATGGCGGTAAACAGGGTATCCGAAAAGGTCGCCGATCTAAACAGCCAGGGCCCGGAGCTTATTCAGCCTATTCCAAAATAG
- a CDS encoding transporter: MSTSRNMFCLLFLLIFAASAPLMAQDNISPDRPGIGDGSYIVEPKVTYLEIGVEYFTVNDLNQYSLGQLVFRNGLLSGVELRMLLNSFVVQSFPSTDFTGVPDPGVGLKFKLFDRPGSNLRLSGLTTLSIPVGSTDFTTDEWIPSAALLADYSLTDYAGISANLGYTFDVGPFPDVWKVTLTPGYALPGDSNIGIYGGYAGFYSEGVNEHYIEAGFTKHVKSFLQLDLNAGLDVESQGTFIGGGLALQL, encoded by the coding sequence ATGTCGACTAGTCGAAACATGTTTTGTCTGCTATTCCTCCTGATATTTGCCGCTAGCGCACCGCTAATGGCACAGGATAATATCTCACCTGATCGGCCAGGAATTGGAGACGGTTCCTATATCGTCGAGCCTAAAGTCACGTATCTGGAAATTGGGGTAGAATATTTTACCGTGAATGATCTCAACCAGTACAGTTTGGGACAGTTAGTTTTTCGCAACGGTCTTTTATCCGGAGTGGAGCTAAGAATGTTGCTAAATTCATTTGTAGTTCAGAGCTTCCCTTCAACCGATTTCACCGGAGTACCTGATCCCGGGGTGGGACTGAAATTCAAACTTTTCGACCGTCCCGGTAGTAACTTGCGCCTATCAGGATTGACCACTCTTTCCATTCCGGTAGGATCTACCGATTTTACGACCGATGAGTGGATACCTTCAGCAGCCCTGCTGGCCGATTACAGTTTGACCGACTATGCCGGCATTTCTGCCAATTTAGGTTACACTTTTGATGTCGGTCCGTTTCCCGATGTATGGAAAGTAACGCTCACTCCCGGATATGCCTTGCCGGGGGATTCGAATATCGGGATCTATGGTGGTTATGCCGGATTTTATAGTGAAGGAGTTAATGAACACTATATCGAGGCCGGATTCACCAAGCATGTTAAGTCATTTCTTCAGCTTGATCTTAATGCCGGACTGGATGTAGAAAGCCAGGGTACATTTATAGGTGGCGGACTGGCGTTGCAGCTATAA
- a CDS encoding mechanosensitive ion channel family protein, translated as MDLESLNQEFSTFIEQFPSISYQIAATIIVILGLWLIRLIAVRIINKKIDDEKLQYKWRKNLTYVSGFLGLFIIGSIWSDGFKSFSTFLGLLSAGLAIALKDPVSDFAGWAFILWRKPFEVGDRIQIGDVKGDVIDVRLFKFTVLEIGNWVHADQSTGRVVHVSNHKVFTDSLANYTSDFEFIWNEIQVLITFESDWKKAKKILQEIADKHLKDFVNEAERQVKRATKSYLIHYRYLTPIVYTDVLDSGVNLTIRHLTNPRTRRKVSQAIWEDILDRFDEHDNIDLAYPTMRIER; from the coding sequence ATGGATCTAGAAAGTCTTAACCAGGAGTTCTCAACGTTTATTGAGCAATTTCCCAGTATTTCCTACCAGATTGCCGCAACGATAATCGTTATTTTGGGACTATGGCTGATTCGTCTGATTGCCGTTAGAATCATCAATAAAAAGATCGACGATGAGAAGCTACAGTATAAATGGCGTAAGAACCTGACTTATGTATCCGGCTTTCTTGGACTTTTTATCATCGGCAGCATTTGGTCGGACGGATTTAAATCGTTTTCTACTTTTCTTGGTCTTCTCAGTGCCGGTCTTGCCATCGCCCTCAAGGACCCGGTCTCGGATTTTGCGGGATGGGCCTTTATTTTATGGCGCAAGCCTTTTGAGGTAGGCGATCGTATTCAAATTGGAGATGTAAAAGGGGATGTAATTGATGTCAGGCTCTTTAAATTTACAGTCCTTGAGATCGGAAACTGGGTGCATGCCGACCAGAGCACCGGACGTGTTGTACATGTATCGAATCACAAGGTTTTTACCGATTCTCTCGCCAACTATACCAGTGACTTTGAATTTATCTGGAATGAAATCCAGGTTCTCATAACCTTCGAAAGCGACTGGAAAAAAGCTAAGAAAATACTGCAAGAAATTGCTGATAAACACCTGAAAGATTTTGTAAATGAAGCAGAGCGACAGGTAAAACGGGCAACAAAATCCTATCTTATTCACTACCGCTACCTGACCCCCATCGTTTATACGGATGTGCTAGACAGCGGCGTAAATCTTACTATTCGACACTTAACCAACCCGAGGACACGTCGCAAGGTTAGTCAGGCGATCTGGGAAGATATATTGGACCGATTTGATGAACACGACAATATTGATCTGGCTTATCCTACGATGCGGATCGAACGTTGA